AGCAGGAACGAGCTCCCGCTCTGGCACGCCGTCGCCCACCTGTTCAACCACCAGACCCACCACCGCGGCCAGGTGACGACCCTCCTCATGCAGGCGGGCCACGACCCCGGCGTGACGGACCTCGTCGCGATGCTCCGCGGCTGAGCGAGCTCGAGTACGGTAACGACCATGGCAACCGAGCCGAAACGTTTTCGCGAGCTGGAGTCGGCCATCGACGGCGTCGTCGCCAGCTACACCGGCGCGCTCGAGATCGACAACCTGGAGAGCGCGGCGCTGCCGAGCAAGCGCCGGGTCATCGAGGCGCTCGAGCACCTGAAGTCCGCGCTCTTCGTGGGCTTCTACGCCACGCGCGCGCTCCACCGCGACAACCTCCGCCAGGCGATCGCCGAGCACCTCTACGCCGCGCATCACATCCTCGTCGACCAGATCGAGCGCGCGCTCTCCTACGACCACTGGATGAAGCGCACCGAGAAGCCGCTCGCGGCCGGCTCGGGCGAGGGCATCGTGCTCGCGCTCTTCAACGCCATCCCCGAGCTGCGCCGCCTCCTCAACGACGACGTGCGCGCCGCCTACGCCGGCGATCCCGCCGCGAAGAACGTGGAGGAGATCGTCTTCGCCTACCCGTCGCTCGAGGCGATCGTCGCTTACCGCATCGCGAACCGCCTCTACCGCGCCGGCGTCCCGATGGTCCCGCGCATCATCACCGAGCACGCCCACTCGCGCACCGGCGTCGACATCAGTCCCGGCGCGACGATCGGCGAGCACTTCTTCATCGACCACGGCACCGGCGTCGTCATCGGCGAGACCACGCTGATCGGCAATCACGTAAAGCTCTATCAGGGCGTCACGCTCGGCGCGCTCAGCGTCCCGCGCCGCGACGATCAGAAGAAGCGCCACCCGACCCTGGAGGACGAAGTCACGATTTACGCCGGCGCGACGATCCTCGGCGGCGACACCGTGATCGGCAAAGGCTCGGTCATCGGCGGCAACGTGTGGCTCACGCACTCGGTCGCGCCGGGCTCGAAGGTCTTCGGCCGCCCGCGCGAAGAAGAGCCGGGGTAGCGTCCGGCGACGGCGACGGCGACCGCGCGTCACAGGCGGCCGCGCTCGCGCAAGGCGTCCTCGAGGACGACGGCGGCGTCGGTGTCACCGTCGCGGGCGCGGCGCGCGAGGTCGGCGAGCGTGGGATCGTCGTCCTGGCAGGCGGCGAGGAGGACGCTCGCGTGGATCTCCGCCGCGCGCTCGCGAATGCGAACGATCGCGGCCCGCACGAACGAGGCGTGCGGCCCGTGGAGGCGCCGCTCCAGCACCGGGATCGCCCGCGTGTCGCCGCACTGCGCGAGCGCGGTGCAGACGAGCGGCGCGGAGTCCCCAACGTCGTGATCGTCGAGCGCCGCGACGAGCGCCGTCGTCGCGGCAGGGTGGCCGGTCTCGCCGAGGGCGTAGAGCGCATGGCGCTTCTGGAGGCGATCGGTCGCCTCCGCCGCCCGCTGCGAGAGCATCGCGACCGCGTCCGCGCGCGCGTCGTTCGAGGGATCGCGCGCGATCGCGACGTACAGCGCGCGGCCGCCGTCGTGCAGGTTCGCAGCGAGGTCCATCCACCGCGGATCGCGCAGCGCGCCCGGTGCTTCGACGACGACATCGTACCAGCATGCGTCGACGAAGCCGTCACCGGACGCGGACACGAGGAGCGCGTAGACGTCCGCCGCGGCGGCCTTCGCCAGCGCGGCCCTCCGCACCTCGGGACCGAGGCGAGGAGCGCGCTCGATCACCGCGCGCGCCGCGATCGGCCCGCGCGCCATCAACGCCTCCGCCGCGTCGCGATGGCACGCGGTCAGCCGACGGTCGTCGAGGAGCGCGAGGAGCGCGTCCGTCTCCGTCGCGAGGTCGAGCACGCGCCGCACGGCCGCCGCCGCGGTGTCGGGCAGACCTCCACGCCGCTCGATCGCGACGAGGAGCGGGATCGCGAACGAGGGCGGAACGTACGGGATCGCGCGCGGCAGGAGCACGTCGAGCCGTGCGTCCTCGAGCGCGTCCTGTGTCTCCTCCGCGATCGACGAGACGAGCGCCGCGACGAGCCGCGTCTCGCCGCCGCCGAGATCGGGGCAGCCGACGCGAGCCCACGAGGCGAACGCGGTGAGCGCACCGACGTGCGCGCCGCCCGCGATCCAACGACGAAGCAGCGCCTCGCTCCCGCGCTCGGACCCGAGCCGGCGCAGCACCTCCGCCGCCGCAGGCTGCTCCGCCGGCAGACGCGCATCGTCGAGCACGGCGAGGAGCAACCCCGCGAGCGCCTCACGCCGCGCGGGATGATCGTCGAGCCTCGCCGCGTGCGCCGTCGTGGGCGCGAGCACCTCGAGCGCGGCGAGCCGCTCGCGTGCGCCGTCCGCGTCGAGGGCGGGGAGCTCACGGCGCAGGTCTTCGTAGAGCTCCGCGAGCACGGCGGGCGTGAGCCGCTCCGGCACGAGCGTCAGCGTCCGGTCGGCGGCGATCCTCAGCGCGGTGGCGGCGTCGGCGACCCAGCACAGGCTCCGCCCGATCGGCCGACGCGACGCCGCGCGCGCCGCGTCGAGGACCTCCAGCAACACCGCGCGCGCACGCGCCGCGTCCACCGCCACGAGCCTCTTCGCCGCCGACTCACGCTTCTTCGCCGTCCCTTCGCGCAGGTCCCTGAACCATGCCTCGATCGTCTTCGCGCTCGCCATCGTCTTCTAATCGTCGCGCGCGCGGAACATCGAGCCAACCTCCTCGAGCTCCGCGGCGGCGGCGGTCGCGTCGTCGACCGTCACGGCCGCGATCCGCACGCGGACGTCCTCGTCCGAGGTCGCACCTGCGATGCGCTCCGGCGACTCCCGATCGCGTACCCGGAGGACGCGGGCCGCGGCGAGCCGGACGTCGATCGGCGCGTGCGCGTCCGCGACGGTCTCGAAGAGGAGCTCCCGTGGCGCCGACTCGCCGCGATAGCCCTCGCCGCGATCGAGCGCGTCGATCCGACCGAGCCACGCGGTGACGCTCTCGTCGCGTCGAGCGAAGAGGTCGACCCTCACCCGCGGCGGCGCAGGCGCGACGGTCAGACGTTCCTTGAGGTGGCGCCGGACGTGCCGCTCGATCGGCGATCGATCGAGCCGGCGCGCGGCCCCCATCGCGCGGGTCACGCCCCAGCGCAGCTCCATCGGCGCGCGCGTACGAAGCACCACGAGGACGGCGAGGAGCAGCGAGAGGAACCCACCGATGAACCACAGGCCCTCGATCCTCGCGTCGCTCGCGTAGTAGTAGAGCGGGAACAAGAGCGCGTAGACGACGGCGACGAGGGAGAACATCGCGACCGCGAGGACCGGCGACTGGCGCGGCAGCGTCAACGCGAGATCGCCGTCCGCGGGGAAGCGCCTTCGCAGCGCGGTCGCGATCCGGCGCGCGTCGTCGAGCGAGTCGACCTCGAGGAAGGTCGTCGTCGCGCCGGTGCACCGCGACGCTGAAGCCGTGGCCGTCGGGCGCGACGCTGAGCCCCGTCACCTCTCCCGCGCGCAGCGTCGTCGTGCCGGCGCGAACGAGCCCGTCCTCGAGCGTCAGCTTCGACGATCGCGCGCGGCGGAGGAGCAGAAGAAATGGAACGAGCGCGGCGACGACGAAGGCGACGCTCGTGGCGACGAGCATCGCGTCCGAGATCGCCCGCGCGTGACGGTAGGCGAGCGTGGAGTCGTGAATCGACTCCGGGATCCACCAGTCGGGCAACGTCCCGACCGAGACGAGCCCGGCGAGCGCCGTCCCCACGATCGACGCGACGAGCGGGACGACGTGCCGTCGAGCGATCACGCGCGCGCGCATGGAGTCGTCGCGGAGAGGTGGGCGAGGAGCACCTCGGCCGGGTGCCGCGGCGCGATCTTCCCGAAGCGGTGGGCCTGGCTCCGGCACGAATACCCGGTCGCGAGGACGAGCGAGGGATCGTCGCCCATCCAGCGCTCCCACGAGAGCTCCCAGATCCCCTTCGACTCGTCGCGGTGGACGCGCTCGTGGCCGAACGCGCCGCTCATCCCGCAACATCCGGTCGCGACGAGCTCGAGGCCGAGCCCGAGCCGCGCGAAGACCTCGGCCCACTGCTTCTGCGAGGCCGGCGCGAGCGTCTTCTCGGTGCAGTGACCGAACAGCCGATAGCGCGGTCCCCTCGCCTTCGTCGCGCCGGCGTCCTTCGGGACGATACGCACGAGCAGCTCCTGGAGGAGCGAGACCTCGAAGCCGAGGTCCTTCCCGAGCGCGTGGCGGTACTCGTCGCGGTAGGTCAGCCCCACCGCCGGCTCGATCGCGACGAGCGTCGCGCCCGACGCCGCGAGCTCGCGGAGGAGGCCGGCCGTCTTCCGCGCGCGCCGCTCGAACGCGCGGAGGAACCCCTTCACGTGGAGGCCCTTCCCGTTCGGCTCGTACGGCGCGACGTGCACCTCGCAGCCGAGGCGCGTGAGCAGCTCCCGCACCGTGAGCACCAGCTCCGGCTCGTAGAAGCTGGTGAACGCGTCCTGCACCAACACGACGCGCTCCTTCTTCGACGCCGCGATCTCGCCACCTGCGAGGACCGGGATCCCGCGATCGCGGAGGAGCGCACGAAGCGGGCGGCGCGCGAGGAGCGGCGTGTCGACGAGGCCGGAGAGGCGGCCGAAGACGCGCTGGAAGAGCGACGAGCGGAGGAAGAAGTTGAAGAGCCACGGCGCGAAGGCCATCACCGCGAGCGCGCCCTCGAGCCCGGCGACGAGGTGATCGCGGACCGGGCGGAGGTAGCGCGTGTGGTAGCTCTGCAGGAACTCGCTGCGGAACGCGGGGACGTCGACCTTCACCGGGCACTGCGTCGCGCACGCCTTGCACGCGAGGCACCCCTGCATCGCGCGGTTCACCTCGTGCGAGTAGTCGAAGCGCCCGAAGCTCTTCGCGAGGGTGTGGACCGCGCGGAGCGGCGTCGCGAGCGCGGTCGCGACGGCGCCGGGCGCAGGGTCGACGCCGGGGAGCGGTCCCTTCGCGTTCGAGAGCTGGCGCAGCCACTCGC
The DNA window shown above is from Labilithrix sp. and carries:
- a CDS encoding serine acetyltransferase codes for the protein MATEPKRFRELESAIDGVVASYTGALEIDNLESAALPSKRRVIEALEHLKSALFVGFYATRALHRDNLRQAIAEHLYAAHHILVDQIERALSYDHWMKRTEKPLAAGSGEGIVLALFNAIPELRRLLNDDVRAAYAGDPAAKNVEEIVFAYPSLEAIVAYRIANRLYRAGVPMVPRIITEHAHSRTGVDISPGATIGEHFFIDHGTGVVIGETTLIGNHVKLYQGVTLGALSVPRRDDQKKRHPTLEDEVTIYAGATILGGDTVIGKGSVIGGNVWLTHSVAPGSKVFGRPREEEPG
- a CDS encoding HEAT repeat domain-containing protein encodes the protein MASAKTIEAWFRDLREGTAKKRESAAKRLVAVDAARARAVLLEVLDAARAASRRPIGRSLCWVADAATALRIAADRTLTLVPERLTPAVLAELYEDLRRELPALDADGARERLAALEVLAPTTAHAARLDDHPARREALAGLLLAVLDDARLPAEQPAAAEVLRRLGSERGSEALLRRWIAGGAHVGALTAFASWARVGCPDLGGGETRLVAALVSSIAEETQDALEDARLDVLLPRAIPYVPPSFAIPLLVAIERRGGLPDTAAAAVRRVLDLATETDALLALLDDRRLTACHRDAAEALMARGPIAARAVIERAPRLGPEVRRAALAKAAAADVYALLVSASGDGFVDACWYDVVVEAPGALRDPRWMDLAANLHDGGRALYVAIARDPSNDARADAVAMLSQRAAEATDRLQKRHALYALGETGHPAATTALVAALDDHDVGDSAPLVCTALAQCGDTRAIPVLERRLHGPHASFVRAAIVRIRERAAEIHASVLLAACQDDDPTLADLARRARDGDTDAAVVLEDALRERGRL